The genomic segment CGGTGTCCTGCGTCTCACGGTGGACGACGAGCGCTCCTACCCCAAGGTGGCGCTCTACCAGTCGTCGCCGCTCCGCAGGCCGGGGAGGTTTCTCTCGCTCCTGGATGGCAAGAGCGAGGAGATCGCGCTCGTGCCGTCGCTGGACGACCTTATGCCTGAGAGCCGAAAGGTCGCGGAGCGGGAGCTGGCGCGGCGCTATCTCACGGCTAAGATTCAGGTGCTCACGAGTGTCCGGCAAGAGTTTGGGGTGACCTACTGGCACGCCGTCACCGACCGGGGCGAGCGGGACTTTGTGGTGCAGAACCTCTCGGAGTCCTGCCTCTGGCTCTCGGAGACACACCTGTTGATCATCGACGCCGACAACAACCGCTTTGAGATCCCGGACCGGGGCGCACTGGACACGGCGAGCCAGCGTCTGCTAGACTCCGTGCTATGACGGTTGCGCGCGCCACTTCTGCGGAGCTGCCCGCCCTCGCGGCCCTCTACGACGATACCGTGCGCTGGCTGAGCGAGCGGGGTGTGTCGCAGTGGCAGGTGGGGGAGCACTCCGTGGAGCGCCTTGCCCAGACCGACGCCTATGTGGCGTGGGAAGACAAGCGGGCGGTGGGGGGCTTTCTCTTTGTCCCGCCCGACCCCGTGCTCTGGCCCGATACCGACACGGTCGCGGCCCGCTATCTCGCGGGGCTCGTGCTGGCCCGGAGCCATGCAGGGCAAGGCCAGGCGCTCCTCACCGAGGCGGCATGCCACGCGGCCACGCCCCGGCTCCGGCTGGACTGCTGGGACGGCAACGAGGCGCTCAAGGCGTTTTACACCCGCGCGGGATTTACCGATTGCGGCACCGTGCCGGAACAAACATGGGTAGTCCGGCGCTTTGAGAAAGAGTTCGGAGAGGGAAGACAATGACGGAGCCACTCTTAAGCCCCGAGCTACGCGTCCGACTCGAGGAGGCACTCGGGCGGCGCATCGTCGGAGCCACGCGCCGCACAGGAGGCTACTCGCTCGCCCTCCGCCTACGGCTAGAGCTCGCCGATGGGACGTTCGTCTTCGCCAAGGTCGCGACCACCGAGCCGACCGCAAACTGGCTGCGCCGCGAGGCCGTGGTCTACCAGGCGCTGGGCTCCCAGCCGTTTCTCGCGGAGTTCCGAGGCTGGAGCGACCACGGGGCGCAGCCCTTTCTGCTCCTGGAAGACCTGAGCGAGGCGCACTGGCCGCCGCCGTGGACTTCCGCCCGCATCGACTCCGTCCTCACCGCCCTCGCCGCGGTTCGGCGTGCGCCGCTTCCTCCCAACACGCCGCCACTGGAGGCCGAGCGCCTGGTTCTGACACGCTGGGCGGAGCTCGCCGCCGCCCCGGAGCCCCTTCTCTCACTGGGGCTCTGTAGCGCCGCTTGGCTGGACCACGCCCTGCCGTCGCTGCTGGACGCCGAGAGCCAGCTGGTGCTTTCGGGCGAGAGCCTCGTGCACCTCGATATTCGCTCGGACAACCTCTGCTTTGTCGGGGAGCGTGCGGTGATTGTCGATTGGAACTGGTCGTGCGTGGGCAACCCCGACGCCGATCTCGCCTGCTGGCTTCCCAGCCTGCACGCCGAGGGCGGCCCGCTCCCCGAGACCCTCCTGCCCGATGCCGCACCATGGGCCGCCGCGCTCGCCGGGTTCTTCGGCTGCCAGGCGGGCCTGCCGCCCCCCGAAGGCGCCCCGACCGTCCGCACGGTCCAGCGCACCCAGCTTGAGTCCGCGCTGCCCTGGGCCGCGCGTGCTCTGGGGCTTCCTACCCCCTAGCCCCCGTCCCACGGGGGGAGAATGAGGATATGACCGACGAAATTTTTCTGACTGCTTTTGAGGACATGAGCCTCCCGCGCTACGAGTGGACCCACGCCGCGCACGTGCGGATGGGCTTTCTCTACCTGAGCCGCCTGCCCTACGCCGACGCCGAGGCGACCATTATCGCGGGAATCCAGCGCTACAACGCCGCCAAGGGCAACCACACGGGCTACCACCACACCATCACCATCGCCTTCGCGCGCCTGATCGCCTCGCGCCTCACGGAGTCTTCGGACTGGCCCGCGTTCGCAGCCGCCAACCCGGATCTGCTCACCTTCGGCTGCGTCCAGAAACACTACAGCACCGAGGTCATCAAGAGCGAGACCGCCCGCGCCACGTTTGTAGAGCCGGACTTGGAGCCGCTGCCGATCCTCGACTAGTCAGTCGTACATATTCAGCACGGCGTTTTCAAGCTCGTCGAGAAAGAACGCCAAGAAGCTCTCCGCAGTCAGGTAGATACCCGACTCATAGGGGCTCCAGTTCATGATCTTGCCTGTCTCTGTATCGAGGCAGTAGTGAAACTCATCGCATAGCATGAGAGTGACAAAGTGTGAGGGCATGCCACGCTCTCGGTAGTAGAGTGTCGACTTGACAACGCTGTACGGCTTCACGAAGCCCGTGCCCAGAATTTCTGAGCCAAAGATGCTGCCGTGGCCGTAGTTCTGGAGAAACCAGATGTAGCCCTCGGGGAGCTTGATGGCTAGATCGCTTTCAATCTCCCGTACGACCTCAAGAGAGACGCCGCCGGTGAAGGATTTTGGGTCGCCGTGTTCTGCAATGAGCGCACGGATTTGTTCGTGAATGGGTTCGTCGGGAGTATTTTCTTCCATGGTTTGCCTTTTTGTACCCACCCGCGAACCCACCCCGGCTCCGTTCGTTCCTCACTTCGCCGACCCTCCCTGCGGCAGGGAGGGTGGACGCGAGTTCTACGAGTGGCCGGGTGGGTTCAGCATCCCCTCCGCCTTGGCTTCACACGCATTGAGCGCCTCCTCCACCCGGCGGCACGCGTCCTCGTCGGACTCGTCGGCGGCGACAAAGATCGGCTCCCCGAAGACCCAGGCGGCGCGGCTGAAGGGGGCGGGGAGGAGGTAGTCGTCCCAGGTGGTGAGGCGCTTGCCGGGGGTGGCGGTGGCGACCAGCGGGAGGATGGGCTTCCCCGAGCGCCGGGCGAAGAAGACCACGCCGGGCTGGACCTTGCGCGCGGGGCCACGGGGACCGTCGGGGGTGAAGGCGAGGACCCCGCCTTTTTTCAGCTCACGGAGCATCTGCACCGCGGCGCGGTCGCCGCCCCGGCCGGTGGAGCCGCGGACAATCTGGAAGCCGAAGTTGGCAAAGTTGCGCGCCTGGATATCACCGTCGCGGGAGAGCGAGACCAGCGCCCAGTAGCCCCGGTTGCGGTAGCGGTAGAGCGGGATCAGGGTGCGCCCGTGCCAGGTCACCAGAATCCCCCCGTTATTCTCCTTCAGGCTCGCCATCGCCGCCTCTTCGCCCTCGATGGTAAGGCGTGCCGTCCCGGCAAGCAGCCGCACCAGCCCCGCGATCACCCCCGAGAGCGCCCGCACCTTAAACGTCAACGGCCGCGGCTTCTCCCCCCCCTTCGCGGAGCCGGAGGGGGTGCCTGAGTCGTGCGAAGGCGGGGGAGGTTGGGGGGTCATGCGCTAAGTCCTCGTTGTTGTGCGTTGTAGAGCAGGCTGTAGAGCCCGCCGGTGGCGAGCAGCTCCGTGTGCGTCCCGACCTCCGCGATCTTGCCCTCTTGGAGCACGACAATCTTATCGGCATTGACAATGGTCGAGAGGCGGTGAGCGATAATCAGGGTCGTACGGCCCTTGAACCAGGTCCCCAGCGCCTCCTGCACCACGCTCTCTGTCTGGGTATCCAGGGCGCTGGTGGCCTCGTCGAAGATCAGGATATGGGGGTTGGTCAGGAGCGCACGGGCGATCGCAAGGCGCTGTTTTTGACCGCCCGAGAGGGTCGTCCCACGCTCCCCAACAACGGTCTGGTAGCCGTCGGCTTGGGCCTGGATGAAGTCGTGGGCGTTGGCAGCGCAGGCGGCGGCGGTAATCTCTTGCTCGGTGGCACCGGGCTTGCCGTAGGCGATATTGCTGGCGATGGTCCCGGAGAAGAGAATGCTGTCTTGAGGGACAATCCCAATCTGCTGGCGGAGCGAGGCGATGGTCACGGTGCGGATATCGACCCCATCGACCAGGACACGGCCGCAGGTCGGGTCGTTGAAGCGCGGGATGAGATCGGCGAGGGTGGACTTGCCCGCGCCGGTCGGCCCCACAAAGGCGACCACCTCGCCCGGCTCGATGGTCAGCGAGACTTGGCTCAGCACAGGCTTGTCCTCCGCGTAGCCAAAGCTCACGTCCTCAAAGACAATCCGCCCGGAGAGCGGCGGGAGCTCCGTGGCGTTGTCGGCATCGCGGATACTGGGGACCACATCGAGCACTTGGGTAAAGATCCGGTCCGCCGCCCCGAGGAGCTCCTCAAACTGGCCACGGACATTGCCAAAGCCGCTGATCGAGTTCGCCAGGAGGTTGGCCATCGCCACAAACATCAAGAACCGGTCGGTGGGAACCCGGAAGTAGACCCCGGCATAGAGGATCAGTGCCAGCGCCACGGCCCCGATCCAGTCTACCGTGGGGGTCAGCAGCGACGTGCGCCGGATGCCACGCATCGCGGCTTGGAAGGCACCGTCGTTGGCCTGGTTGAAGCGGGCGACCTCGCGCTCCTCGGCGGAGAACGCCTGGACCACCCGCGGTGCCGAGAGCGTCTCGCTCAGAATGCTGGTCGCCTCGGCCAGGCGGTTCTGTGACTCCGTCGAGAGGGCGCGGAGCTTCTTGGTGATGAGGTGGATCACCCCCACCATGAGCGGAACCGCCACCAGGGTCACGACCGCCATCTCCAGCGACGACCACAGCATGGTGCCTAGGTAGAGCAGTGCCTGGACCGGGAGGACAACCCCATCGCGCAAGAGCATCGCGGCGTTTTGTAGCCGGTTGACATCGTTGGTGAGGGTCGCGAGGAGCGCTCCCGTGCGCTGGCTATGGAAAAACGAGAGCGGCATCCGCTGGAGGTGCGTGAAGACCGCGCTCCGAATCCCCATCCCCACCCGCTGCGCAACCTCGGAGAGAAAGAGACCTTGGAAGAACCGAAAGAGCAGCAGACCGGTATAGGCTCCCACAATGGTGAGCCCGACATGGGTCACATCGGCCAGGAGCGCGGGGGTCTGGGTGCCCGCTGCCCGCGCTCTACCCAGGAAGTCCGTGAGCTGCTTGAGGGCGATAGGGAGGGCGGCGGCAGAGACCGCGCTACAGAGCAAGCCAAGGGTGAGCTGCTTGCGAAAGGGGGCGATAAAGGCAAGAAGCCGCCGGATCAGCGCTTGCCGATCCGACGGTGCAGGGGAGTCCATTGTCTCTATTCTACGCCACCGAGTTGATGAGTGTTCCAACTCCTTCGATGGAGATAGTGACGGTGTCGCCGCTCTGGAGCGTGAAGGTGTCCGGCGGGATCAGCCCCGTGCCGGTCATCAGGAGCGCGCCATCGGGGAAGGGAAGGGTCTTGAAGAGCCACTCGGCCAGCTCCGACGGCGTGCGCTTCATGCGAGAAGTACTGGTCTCGCCGGTGAAGGCCACTGCCCCCGCACGGCTGATCTCCAGCTTGACCGCCAGGTTCTTCAGGTCGATCTCCACATCCACGATACGGATGGTCGGGCCGACCGCGCACGCGCCCGTGTAGCACTTGGCCTGCGGCAGATAGAGCGGGTTCTCGCCCTCGATGGAGCGCGACGACATGTCATTCCCGACCGTGACACCCACAATCCTCCCTGCGGAGCAGAGTACCAGGGTGAGCTCGGGCTCGGGGACATCCCAGCGGGAGTCCGGGCGGATCTGGACCGGGTCGCCGGGGGCGATCACGCGCCAGGGATTGGCCTTGAAGAAGAGCTCGGGGCGCTCTGCTGTGTAGACCTTGTCGTAGAAATCCCCGCCTCCCTCGGACTCGGACATGCGGGCGCGCTTGGAGTCCTCGTAGGTCACTCCAGCGGCCCAGACCTCCATCTGTCCATCGACTGGCGGTAGGATCTTCCACTCGGGATCGATCTCAGAGTAGCTGCTCACCGCCGACTCCGCGAGCAGCGCGATCTCGGCCGGACGCTCGTGTGCCAGCCAGGACGAGATCGAGGCAAATACCTCGGGGTCGTGTGCGGTCAGGTCAAAGAAGCCCTCAGAGGTCTCTGCACCGAGGCGTGGGCCATGCTCAGGGTGCTGGTAGCGAAAGATTTCCACAGAGACTACGTTCGACAGAAAAAGATTTTTCCCTGCTTTCGTGACTTTTTATCTCTCGTGTCGTCTTTAGCTGTGGAGGATTGTGACCCATGCCGTTTTTGCCGCAAGCGCCCCCCGCGCAAGCCGCCCCGAGTGTTGCCTACGAGCTGCCCTTCACCCTAGAGGGCTACCTGATCGTTGTCGAAGGAAAGGTCAATGGCCAGCCGGCCAAGCTGATCCTCGACTCCGGCGCGGGTGCCGGGCTCTACACACCCAAGTCCGCTGAGAAGCTCCAGCTCCAGTCGGTGGGCCAGACCCTTGTCGGCGGTGGTGGGGAGAAGCTCGTGCCCGCTAAGATCACGACTGCGCGGATCGAGCTGGGCGGGGCGGTGCAGGAGAAGCAGCTCGGCGTGATCCTGGACCTTCCCAGCGGCTCCAAGGCGGAGTTCGATGGGATCGTGGGCTACCCGTTCCTGAAAAACTACGTGGTGCAGATCGACTACGCGGCCAAGCGGGTGCGCTTTATCGAGCCCGCACGCTTCTCGCCCGATCCCAAGGCCGACATGCTCCCGATGAACCTGCGGATGAATATCCCCGAGATTCCGGGCACGATCGACGGCCTCGCGGGGAGCCTGCGTCTCGATACGGGCTTCTCCGGCACCCTGACCTTCACATCGCCGACCGTCCAGAAAAACGAGCTGACGAAAAAATACCCCAAGCGCATCGAGACGGTCCTGGGCCAAGGACTGGGAGGCGTGACTACCGGGGAGGTCACCCGTGTGAAGACCCTGGAGCTCGGAAAAACGAAAGTGCAGGGCGTGGTCACCGGGCTCTCGGCCGATAAAAGCGGCGCTCTGGCGGACACGGGGACGATCGCGCTGCTCGGGGGGGAGGTGCTCTCTCGCTTCACCCTGACCCTGGACTATCCGGGCAAGCGGGTCTTTCTGACCCCGAATGCGGACTTGGGGAAGCCCTTTGTCTTCTCCCGAGCCGGCCTCGCGGGCATCTTTGAGGGCGACGGCTTCAAGGTCCTGACTGTCGTCCCGGGTGGCCCAGCGGAGGCGGTCGGCATTGCCAAGGGAGCCGTCTTGCTGGCGATGAACGGGGAGCCAACCAAGGGAATGGGGCTGAGCCGGAGCCGCGAGCTCTTCCGACAGGAGCCAGGAACAGCGCTAAAGGTGCGGGTGCGGAGTGCCGAAGGAACCGAGCGTGAGGTGGTTTTAGTCCTCAAAGACGTGCTATAGGCCGGTTTCTGCGGTACTCTGTGGCGTTATGGCACTAGGAGTCGGCATTGTCGGACTGCCCAACGTGGGCAAGTCCACTCTCTTTAACGCAATCACCAAGGCGGGCGCGGTCGCGGCCAACTACCCGTTTGCGACTATCGATAAGAACGTAGGGATCGTCTCCCTGCCCGATGAGCGGCTGGGAATCCTGGCCACGCTCTACCTCAAGGGCAATCGAACCCCCTCGCCCGTCCCGACCTATGTCGAGTTTGTCGATATCGCCGGGCTGGTGAAGGGGGCGCATAAAGGGGAGGGCCTGGGCAACCAGTTCCTCGCCAATATCCGCGAGGTCGCCGCAATCGCCCACGTGGTGCGCTGCTTCGAGAGCGAGGAGATTGTCCATGTGGAGGGGCGCGTCGATCCCGTCGGGGATGCGATCACCATCAACCTGGAGCTGGCCCTCGCCGATCTGCAGAGCCTGGAGAAGCGCATGGACCGGCTCCGCAAGAACGCCCGGGCCAACAAAGACGACGCCGCGCTCCTGCCCTTGATCGAGCGCCTCCTGGAGCACCTGAGCGCGGGCAAGCCCGCCCGGACATTCACGGAGGGCGAGCCCGAGGTTCGGGCGAAGTTCTTCAAAGAGACCGGCCTACTCACCGCTAAGCCGATGATCTATGTCGCCAATGTCCCCGACTCCGACCTGCCCGATGGGGCCAACAATGCCCATGTCATCGGGCTAAAGAAGCTCGCCGCCGAAGAGGGGATGGATGTTGTTCCCATCTCGGCGCAGATCGAAGCGGAGCTCTCTGAGCTCGACCCAGAGGAGGCGCTGGTCTTCCTCAACGATTTAGGCCTGAGCGAGCCGGGCCTAAACCGACTGGTGCGGGTCGCCTACCGGATGCTGGGGCTCCAGACCTTCCTCACCGCGGGGGAGAAGGAAGTGCGTGCCTGGACCATTCGCCAGGGCGACAAAGCCCCCACAGCCGCCGGGGTCATCCACACCGATCTGGAGCGCACCTTTGTCCGAGCCCTGGTCATTGACTGGCAGAAGCTTGTTGAGGCAGGCAGTATCGCCGCCGCACGTGAGCACGGCTGGCTCCGCACGGAGGGCAAGGACTACGTCATGCAAGAGGGCGATGTGGTCGAGTTCCTCTGCTCCGGCTAGGGTAGAGCCCCAAAAAAATCCCCGGATGGGCACTTGCCCATCCGGGGATTTTTTATTTCTGCTAGCTCAGGAGCTCGACGATCCGGTCGGCGTAGCGCTGGGTACGCGCATTCACATCCGCGAGGCTGGTGCCCTCGCTGTGGATATGGATCAAGGGCTCGGCGGGATCGGGGAGGATCAGGCTCCAGGCATTGGGGGCATCGACCACCCGAATCCCATCCAGAAGCTCCAGGGTTCCCGGTGCACTGTGGGCCTCCTCGGTGAGGAGGCGCATCACCCGCCCATTGTCCGACTGGGGGCAAGGCAAGGTGCGGCTGGCGAGGTGCATCGCAGGAAGCTCCGCCACAAACGAGCTCAGCGGGCGGCGCTGGTGCAGGGCCATCATCTCTAGGGTCTTCACGAAGGCGAAGAGGCCGTCGAAGGTGGGATGGAACGCCTCCTCGGTGCCGGGGAAGATAAAGCCGCCCAGCAGGTCGCCCGCCATGACGATCTTCTCGGCCGAGGCTGATGCGACATTCATCAGGAAGCGTGGGTCGGTCTTGGTGCGGGTGACCGTCCCGCCGCTGTGGGCGAGGATGCCCTCCAGCGCGGAGGGGGCATTGATGGGAACCGCGATCTTGCACTGCCCGGCGCGTGTGGTCTGGGCCACCATCGACGCCAGGGTCGCCAGGAGGCGGGCCCGGTTGAGCGCATTGCCCTTCTCATCGACCAGCTCCAGCCGCTCGCCGTCGGAGTGGATCATCACGCCCAGATCGGCCTTCTGCTGGTGCACGACCTTGGAGAGCTCCGCCACCAGCTGCTCGCGGTCTCGGGCGTTCTTAGGCGCGCGCTTCCAGTCCGGGTAGGGGTTGAGCACAAAGACCTTACAGCCCAGCTGCCCGAGAATGGGGGGGAGGACGCGCGCCAGCGACGAGCCATAGGCATAGTCGATGACCACGGTGAACTCCTGGCGCTCGATGTCCTTGGCGGCGATCTGCTTCAAGAAGAGCTGCGTGTACTGCTCCAGCGGACGGGTCGCCGGGTTGATGGTCCCGACCTCGTCCATCAAGACACGGCCGTAGTCTTCTCGGAAGAAGATGGTCTCGACCTTGCGCTCGTTGTTCTTGGTGAGGTAGATCCCGCGGTCATCGAAGAACTCGACCAGGGTGCGGCCGGCGTGGTCGGGGTCCTGGCGGACATGGACACCGCCCTTGGCACGGTTGGTACGGATGGTGTTGCGTAGGACCGGGAGAGCCATCTCCTCCACATCCAGCATGCTCACCCCCACCGACGAAACCCCCGCCATGAAGGCACGCTTGAGCATACGACTGGCCGGGTGCCCGTCGCGGCTCACCACAATGGTCGCGCCCTTCTTAAGAAAGGCACCGAACGATGCCCCGAGCTTGGCGGCGAAGTCGGGGGTGAGCTCGATATTGGTGATGCCGGGGACGCCGAGCCCACGGAAGAGGTTGGAGTAGGCCTTCGCGCCCCACACCAGGCTCTCGGTGACAACGGAGCGCTCCTCGATCAGCTTGTCGGGCCAGAGCTTGACACGGGGGCGGATCGTGGCGCCGGCCTCGATGGAGCACTTATCCCCAACAACCGCGCTCTCCTCGACCTTGACATTCTCGCCGATATGGACGTGGTTGCAGATCGTACAGGCGCTGAGGTAGGCCCCCGCACCGACATAGGCGGAGCGCCACAGGATCGCCTTCTCGATGCGGGCGTTGGCCTCGACAATCGCGCCATCCCCGAGGACGGCATCGGGTCCGATCACCGCTCCCGGTCCGATCCGGCAGTCCCCGCCGATCGCGACCGGGCCGACAATCTTCGCGGTGGGGTGGATCTCGGTGCCGCCCCCGACAAAGACCCGGTTGGGGTGGCTCGCGCCCGGGATAGGAAGCGCGGTCTGGCCCTCCAGCATCTCGTACTGGGCCTGGCGGTACTGCTCCAGCGAGCCCACGTCGCACCAGTACTCCTCCATGGCGTAGCCGTAGATCGGACGCCCCTCTTCCAGCAGGCGCGGGAAGATGTCTTGCGACCAGTCGTAGTTCTTCCCGGACTCCATCAGCTCAAAGACCGTGGGCTCTAGGATGTACATTCCCGTGTTGGCGCTATC from the Armatimonas rosea genome contains:
- a CDS encoding aspartyl protease family protein gives rise to the protein MPFLPQAPPAQAAPSVAYELPFTLEGYLIVVEGKVNGQPAKLILDSGAGAGLYTPKSAEKLQLQSVGQTLVGGGGEKLVPAKITTARIELGGAVQEKQLGVILDLPSGSKAEFDGIVGYPFLKNYVVQIDYAAKRVRFIEPARFSPDPKADMLPMNLRMNIPEIPGTIDGLAGSLRLDTGFSGTLTFTSPTVQKNELTKKYPKRIETVLGQGLGGVTTGEVTRVKTLELGKTKVQGVVTGLSADKSGALADTGTIALLGGEVLSRFTLTLDYPGKRVFLTPNADLGKPFVFSRAGLAGIFEGDGFKVLTVVPGGPAEAVGIAKGAVLLAMNGEPTKGMGLSRSRELFRQEPGTALKVRVRSAEGTEREVVLVLKDVL
- a CDS encoding lysophospholipid acyltransferase family protein, with translation MTFKVRALSGVIAGLVRLLAGTARLTIEGEEAAMASLKENNGGILVTWHGRTLIPLYRYRNRGYWALVSLSRDGDIQARNFANFGFQIVRGSTGRGGDRAAVQMLRELKKGGVLAFTPDGPRGPARKVQPGVVFFARRSGKPILPLVATATPGKRLTTWDDYLLPAPFSRAAWVFGEPIFVAADESDEDACRRVEEALNACEAKAEGMLNPPGHS
- a CDS encoding ABC transporter ATP-binding protein, with the translated sequence MDSPAPSDRQALIRRLLAFIAPFRKQLTLGLLCSAVSAAALPIALKQLTDFLGRARAAGTQTPALLADVTHVGLTIVGAYTGLLLFRFFQGLFLSEVAQRVGMGIRSAVFTHLQRMPLSFFHSQRTGALLATLTNDVNRLQNAAMLLRDGVVLPVQALLYLGTMLWSSLEMAVVTLVAVPLMVGVIHLITKKLRALSTESQNRLAEATSILSETLSAPRVVQAFSAEEREVARFNQANDGAFQAAMRGIRRTSLLTPTVDWIGAVALALILYAGVYFRVPTDRFLMFVAMANLLANSISGFGNVRGQFEELLGAADRIFTQVLDVVPSIRDADNATELPPLSGRIVFEDVSFGYAEDKPVLSQVSLTIEPGEVVAFVGPTGAGKSTLADLIPRFNDPTCGRVLVDGVDIRTVTIASLRQQIGIVPQDSILFSGTIASNIAYGKPGATEQEITAAACAANAHDFIQAQADGYQTVVGERGTTLSGGQKQRLAIARALLTNPHILIFDEATSALDTQTESVVQEALGTWFKGRTTLIIAHRLSTIVNADKIVVLQEGKIAEVGTHTELLATGGLYSLLYNAQQRGLSA
- a CDS encoding GNAT family N-acetyltransferase is translated as MTVARATSAELPALAALYDDTVRWLSERGVSQWQVGEHSVERLAQTDAYVAWEDKRAVGGFLFVPPDPVLWPDTDTVAARYLAGLVLARSHAGQGQALLTEAACHAATPRLRLDCWDGNEALKAFYTRAGFTDCGTVPEQTWVVRRFEKEFGEGRQ
- a CDS encoding DUF1854 domain-containing protein, whose translation is MTNLQLFYDPPGVLRLTVDDERSYPKVALYQSSPLRRPGRFLSLLDGKSEEIALVPSLDDLMPESRKVAERELARRYLTAKIQVLTSVRQEFGVTYWHAVTDRGERDFVVQNLSESCLWLSETHLLIIDADNNRFEIPDRGALDTASQRLLDSVL
- the ychF gene encoding redox-regulated ATPase YchF, producing MALGVGIVGLPNVGKSTLFNAITKAGAVAANYPFATIDKNVGIVSLPDERLGILATLYLKGNRTPSPVPTYVEFVDIAGLVKGAHKGEGLGNQFLANIREVAAIAHVVRCFESEEIVHVEGRVDPVGDAITINLELALADLQSLEKRMDRLRKNARANKDDAALLPLIERLLEHLSAGKPARTFTEGEPEVRAKFFKETGLLTAKPMIYVANVPDSDLPDGANNAHVIGLKKLAAEEGMDVVPISAQIEAELSELDPEEALVFLNDLGLSEPGLNRLVRVAYRMLGLQTFLTAGEKEVRAWTIRQGDKAPTAAGVIHTDLERTFVRALVIDWQKLVEAGSIAAAREHGWLRTEGKDYVMQEGDVVEFLCSG
- a CDS encoding SMI1/KNR4 family protein; this encodes MEENTPDEPIHEQIRALIAEHGDPKSFTGGVSLEVVREIESDLAIKLPEGYIWFLQNYGHGSIFGSEILGTGFVKPYSVVKSTLYYRERGMPSHFVTLMLCDEFHYCLDTETGKIMNWSPYESGIYLTAESFLAFFLDELENAVLNMYD
- a CDS encoding fumarylacetoacetate hydrolase family protein yields the protein MEIFRYQHPEHGPRLGAETSEGFFDLTAHDPEVFASISSWLAHERPAEIALLAESAVSSYSEIDPEWKILPPVDGQMEVWAAGVTYEDSKRARMSESEGGGDFYDKVYTAERPELFFKANPWRVIAPGDPVQIRPDSRWDVPEPELTLVLCSAGRIVGVTVGNDMSSRSIEGENPLYLPQAKCYTGACAVGPTIRIVDVEIDLKNLAVKLEISRAGAVAFTGETSTSRMKRTPSELAEWLFKTLPFPDGALLMTGTGLIPPDTFTLQSGDTVTISIEGVGTLINSVA
- a CDS encoding sugar phosphate nucleotidyltransferase, whose product is MKAVVMAGGEGTRLRPLTSNRPKPLVPILNKPIAQHIIEHLKRAGINDIVVTLYYLGEEIQRYFGDGSDMDVNLIYSVEETPLGTAGSVKQAEEHLKDGTFVIVSGDALTDLDIEKALAFHRAKGAEATLVLKPVPNPVEFGVVMTEPDGRIVRFLEKPDKAQVFSDSANTGMYILEPTVFELMESGKNYDWSQDIFPRLLEEGRPIYGYAMEEYWCDVGSLEQYRQAQYEMLEGQTALPIPGASHPNRVFVGGGTEIHPTAKIVGPVAIGGDCRIGPGAVIGPDAVLGDGAIVEANARIEKAILWRSAYVGAGAYLSACTICNHVHIGENVKVEESAVVGDKCSIEAGATIRPRVKLWPDKLIEERSVVTESLVWGAKAYSNLFRGLGVPGITNIELTPDFAAKLGASFGAFLKKGATIVVSRDGHPASRMLKRAFMAGVSSVGVSMLDVEEMALPVLRNTIRTNRAKGGVHVRQDPDHAGRTLVEFFDDRGIYLTKNNERKVETIFFREDYGRVLMDEVGTINPATRPLEQYTQLFLKQIAAKDIERQEFTVVIDYAYGSSLARVLPPILGQLGCKVFVLNPYPDWKRAPKNARDREQLVAELSKVVHQQKADLGVMIHSDGERLELVDEKGNALNRARLLATLASMVAQTTRAGQCKIAVPINAPSALEGILAHSGGTVTRTKTDPRFLMNVASASAEKIVMAGDLLGGFIFPGTEEAFHPTFDGLFAFVKTLEMMALHQRRPLSSFVAELPAMHLASRTLPCPQSDNGRVMRLLTEEAHSAPGTLELLDGIRVVDAPNAWSLILPDPAEPLIHIHSEGTSLADVNARTQRYADRIVELLS
- a CDS encoding phosphotransferase is translated as MTEPLLSPELRVRLEEALGRRIVGATRRTGGYSLALRLRLELADGTFVFAKVATTEPTANWLRREAVVYQALGSQPFLAEFRGWSDHGAQPFLLLEDLSEAHWPPPWTSARIDSVLTALAAVRRAPLPPNTPPLEAERLVLTRWAELAAAPEPLLSLGLCSAAWLDHALPSLLDAESQLVLSGESLVHLDIRSDNLCFVGERAVIVDWNWSCVGNPDADLACWLPSLHAEGGPLPETLLPDAAPWAAALAGFFGCQAGLPPPEGAPTVRTVQRTQLESALPWAARALGLPTP